GGTAGGAAGGATTGTCAATGCGAGCCTCCAGGGTTGTATTCAGCAGGGCCTGGTTATCGGGCGGTGAACTGGGGTCCAAAATGATTGAGGAAAGGCGACAAGGCGAGACAAAGTGTATTCATGGGCAGGATCCCGATACTTAGCATCATCAGAAATGAAGAGGGGTAATCCAAGCGTGTCGGCCTTGTGTGTGGTCATCTGAGACGTGCATGTCGTTGGCCAACCAAACACCTCCACGAATGGTCGTTAGATGCATGGACGTCGAAAGTACTTCAGCTGTTTGGTGTGCCATTGGGTGGTTGTGAGGAGGACCAACAACAATTGCCAGTTGTGCTGGGAAATGAAGTCTGTTGCCGGCTGGTGAGTCCAAGTGTTGACGTTAGTTGCCACTCCTTCTCGCTCTTGCTGGCCGTCTCATGCGTCACGTGTCACAGGAAACACGACACGCCATACGCGATACGCGATACGCGTGCGCCATAGCTGATAGGCAGCTCCAGCGCGATGCATCTCACTAACAGGACATCCCACATTTCATGTACATATTCGCTTGCACTTATTCGCTTGCACTTATTCACTTGCACTTATTCACTTGCACTTATTCACTTGCACTTATTCACTTGCACTTATTCATTTGGTACGCATTGACACATGCACCATGTATCTCGCATCGTGCGCCCGCCTTTTCTGCAGGCCCAAACACGCGCAACTCCGACCACGCGATAGTTAGGCCTCGACGCTCTTGCCCATGCTCTCCCCGTCACTTTTTTCGGCCACCATACCAGCCCGCATCTTGGTAGAACACAGCAACTGCGCAGCATCATCCAGCATCTGCTGAATGACCAAAGGCGTGCCGAATCTTGTCGTATGGAATGAGTAGATGACGACCGAGGCGCAACCCAAGCAGAGCAGGACACCCAATGTGAAGGAGATGAACTTGCATCGTCCTGCAAGCCTCGCATCACCAGTCGCCAGCTCAAAAAGCAGTGACCAGGTCCAGGTCAAGTACATTGTACGAATCGAGACGCAGACAAACACCATCGCTATCCCGCCAAACGCCGCATACGTGAGCATCCTTCCTCGACTTCCATTCATTCTGGTCACCGCAAAGACCGGCACAGCACCCCAGATCATGAAAACAAGGAGTATCGTATCAAGGATAAGGTATCCCAAGACCTCCCTTGCTTCCTTCTCCAGTCCCGACTCAATCAGGGCCGGCCAAAGCTGGTTTTGAGTAGACCATGCCAGAAGGCTTGGTGTCGCTGGCACACCAACCAAGAAGGTCAACTGGATGACGAAGAGCACGGATGCAAGCAAGTATCGCCCAAACCGCGACAGAGGAGTAGTGGCCTCCGGGAACGGGTCCCCGTGGACGGACCAAAAGACAAACAGTCGGTCCCGTTGGCGAGCCATGTCAACGGCCTTgtttattttttttttctttcttttttttagTAATAGATGGCTAGGTTGATATACCTCTTGTCTAGATATGAGAAGTTGTCAAAGTAGGCAATGGCTGTGGCTGAATGAGGATTTGAAGCCAGTTACGTGTCTGCTGTCTTGATACTCACCTCGACCGATTGTTACACCGATATTTATGCCCAAAGGCCTTGTTGCTCGACTGTGTCGGGGTCGAACCACGCAGTTGCGTAACATACCCTCATACAGCTCAAAAGTGACGCTTCATTCCATGCCAATATGGAGCAGAAGGCGCAGCGGCTACGGAACTCCCGGGACCGTTCTTGTTTTGTGAGTGGATCTCACATTGCTTCTCGCTATGAGAGGCGACTACCTTGATGCATCAGAGTACTGTCACAATTCTGGACGGTATAGCCCTGGCCCAGATCGGGAGGTGCTTCCCTTTAAACAAAAAATCCGTGAGCATAAGCCTGGATATGGTAAAGCTCGTGTAGCTGGTCGTTATGCATGTGGACCTCAGCGGTTGTTCTCCTGGTATGTTGATCCAATAATTAGCAAGAGAAGCTCAGGATTGTTCGTCAGCCTAATTTGAACATCATAAAGAATAAATAGCCAATGGGCCAAGTGTGGACAGTTAGGGGTTTTAAAAACGCAACAGTCCTAAAATTGCGCATGGTTTAGAATACCCTATATGAATGACATGAACCAGCTATTGGAGAACAATGACGACGCTGTCATATCATTCGAAGACCTTGCACGTGATTATGAAAGCGTAGAGGTAGTAGATATTTTAAATGGAAAGGCGCAGTCATCATTGCTGATCCTCGCGTTGGCGGGACTTCTATGGTGGATTTGCATGGTGAGCTGGAAACTGCAGTGCAAACCACGGAAATAAAAGCGGAATACGATGATTAGATTAAAGGCCGATAAGCATGGCGCTACCCACAATCTCCAGTCGCGCATCACATCCAACCACGGCGAATggaaccagaaccagacaAACGAATTAAAAACTGGCTAGTAAGCTGCGACCACTCGGACAACGAACGACAACAACCTGGCAAGAAACGAAAGCTACGTGATCAAAACGACCATCTCCGTTCACCGGAAAAGTCGACAAGCGAGCCAGGTTCATGCAACTGATTCATGTCGATCATCAGGCTATCTACTGTCAATGACATTGCTACCACTGCGCATCCTCTTCGGACTTTGTCGCAACTTCTTGCTGCCTGTTTGACCGTGTTTTGATAGAGCGGTTTGGAGGCAGGCTGCAATTGACATGCGGGTTAGGTCTTTACAGGCGTGTAAAGCGACGTACTGGCCAGCAATACAGGCTTCGATAATTTCACAATCCATGCAGAACATATCTCTGTCATAAATTTGTTTCTGGGTTGTTTTATGCTTGGGATTAAGGATTGTGGTGATAATATAAATGTGTTATTTATTGGTTACCCTTGCTTTGCTGCGCCATGAACACGCCGATTAGATAAGGGAAGAGTTTATTCAGCGAATCGCTTAAGGCTACCCTATATCTAGCAATTTTTACTCTTGCACTAGGCCAAAAGCTACTCTAAGAAAACATCATTGGCAGAGTTAATCGTCTGGAATACGTCAGAAGCTACGGATAATGTCGTTACATAAATAGTCGCCGATCGGTTCGTATTGTAAGTGTCTGCGATACctgttttttctttctttcttttctttattttatgAAGTATCGTGTAATTTCACAACACTAGCCCGAATGGTACTACGTTCTGAAGTCGCATACGTCATTCCGCTAGTCACGTGGCTTACCATTCCATCACCCATCAACACTTTCCTACCCCACTATTTACGCTAGCGTCATCCCCATGTTTTCAACATTGTCGACACGAACGGCATCACCATTTCGGCATCGCATCAAGATATGGGCACCTTAATCAGAGAAAGTCAGGTCAACAAGTCAAAGTTAATATCTGACTGGTTACTAAAGATTGAAAAGCCATCCGACGACTCAATACATAAGAAAAAGCGCCACAAAGCAAGCTGCAAGGAACGATATTTCAACACCGAATATCCTTGCCAACGGATTCCTACAACGTCAAATTCATCTCATGATAATCAACTTGTGGCAAATCCAACCCCCCAAAATCTCCAGGACGCTTCAAAACCTATGCCACGGAAACACGCCCGATCGATCACTGAGATGGTCGGTTCCGACGAAGAAGGAGACGCCATAGACGATACGCCCAAGGCGTCATCGAGAGGCTGGAGAAAGAAAGCACTGGATTTGTCCCGGGCTCAACGCCATCtcatgcctcttcttccgCAGCCTCGGGTGCTTCATCACCCATGAAACAGCCTCGATACGCAGCGACACAGGACGCTAGTTTTACAACCGTTCCATTTGTAGACAATGTTCAACGATTACAGAGGCCAACGTGACACGGCCAGGTATCTCCATCAGCCATACAGAATGGGGGAACTTCTGCAGACATCCAATCGCCCTCTCGATCGAGACTACGCGTCAGGCCGAGTGGGAGAAGGCATTGCTCCAGATTGCAACCTGGCACTCGGCTCAGTGGCGAGCGCTCCAGTTTAGTACAAAGGTTGAGTCTATGAGTTCCTTGCTAGGGTTATTGTGCAAGGTCACTCTTGTTACTTTGTAGCGTCAACACTCGAAGACGGAGTATCGACGCTCTACCATCGGATCTCTCTAGGTAGTACTGAGAGTCACTTCGATTTGTTCAAGCTCCTGAGAGCGCTACAATGCTTGGCATCGTGGATCAAGGATTCATACTGGCCTGCTTTTCGAGCGGATATCCTGAAGCTACCAGCCACTGAACAAAAAGGACAATGACACCGCCATGGTGTCTTGCTTCTCCAGCCCTTGAACAAGAGGAATTTGACAGCTACAAACACTCTCACCATATGGATCTCTCGTCTGTTTAATCTGCGTATAACCTGCTAGACCACGTGTGCCTTCCTactcaagaagatcgatgTGCTTGGTAGATCCAAATTCTTGTACGTGCTCGTGAGCTTACCCTGTTGCTAGGGGGTTCATGAAGGCTCAAAGCAACATTCTGTGACGTCGAGTGGGCATAAGCTCTGAAGAAAAGACTGAACATGGTTAAGGGTTTCAGCTAGTTTTGGCCCTTGCTGGACGTTAGCGACCTTGAAAAAGACCGATTCGGATCCTTGTTCTCGCACTCTCATACAAGCTAAAGTGAACTGTGGCAATTGGTTATCACTGGATCATGAAGCGGCTGGAACAAGCCGTCCATGCACTTATATGCATCTGTATGGCAACCGACGTCCTGGCTGTCCCCCTTCCCGTGTGGATCAAAAGAATCACCGCATCAATGGAGCTTGATGTCAGTATCCTAACCATAACGGACTGGTACGCAATAGGGTTGACGGGCTTTCTCGTATTGCTAGCCCTGCGGCGTGCCATACGAATCATCCTCCGTTGCATATGTCCACCGGTCCTCCGCCGCCTGGGAAGAAGAATCTCCCAATGGGCGGTGAGGTGTCTGGCGTATAGAGGCCCATTCCGTCGCGGAAGTAGCGTGGACATCATCACCTGGGCTCATATTCTCATATTTCTCTCTTATCTTACATCC
This window of the Fusarium oxysporum f. sp. lycopersici 4287 supercont2.30 genomic scaffold, whole genome shotgun sequence genome carries:
- a CDS encoding uncharacterized protein (At least one base has a quality score < 10), whose translation is MARQRDRLFVFWSVHGDPFPEATTPLSRFGRYLLASVLFVIQLTFLVGVPATPSLLAWSTQNQLWPALIESGLEKEAREVLGYLILDTILLVFMIWGAVPVFAVTRMNGSRGRMLTYAAFGGIAMVFVCVSIRTMYLTWTWSLLFELATGDARLAGRCKFISFTLGVLLCLGCASVVIYSFHTTRFGTPLVIQQMLDDAAQLLCSTKMRAGMVAEKSDGESMGKSVEA